One genomic region from Magallana gigas chromosome 3, xbMagGiga1.1, whole genome shotgun sequence encodes:
- the LOC105344721 gene encoding ataxin-2-like protein isoform X3, with amino-acid sequence MMSMNANRRKNRQNSGPSLNRNNRPRGYDKNISFEGIYSNSRFSHLLASLVGCVVQLQVKNGGVYDGILKTNSPRMDVVLEMAHKHEESSNNNTNNTTPSKDRLIEKVIFNMSDILSINVVDVDLEYAVKDTFTDSAISSKCNSNHTEADMKVLQPWEGGEGEELGGLERESSNGWDPNDMFKTNEEKFNVQTKYDDSLTQYTTPLEKRDTKEFKNREEEAERLANEIERSDQYKQHISLENGEGDEEEKFSAVKRVAENNTTSMQSSGNTGKYVHPNKRSGMQGNRSRGGYMSNTRPPNQIPPRWQNQHHHHHQHNFHQNPPAPPHHHPPHHQTSTEEPRLNGSADDRDRRSEDRKTDDSVERDKRPEDKRPEEKKSEIDTNVKSSPKQDPVTQHVAPEKPDPVPHTSPVGLKPDRRSSGSKPRDRAEVIKDLKEFNSNFKVSFDKKEEMKEASEAKTKQPPVPAAPSAESQAQIVTGETTASEVKATKQQGASEREANIDIKKSNLNPLAKEFVMGKGREQQVATPPLRPQTQSPVAPGIMQPISQPISQPMHQYTYTVMPPMPQGGPQPANQNYKPIKRAVVSVGPQRDLTAAAAQAATGQPLFNQATVQAAQPNYIQYIPNYQAVMPMPAATGRMVTPTSMPMVPTSHGAQSSQSHQHSIFMPGQAQPMPAHLPTAQFPYPAHMPMATNNMGNQASQQGGQPQPITHPAPSPVQQHGNSQSHQQGRPPNSGTPQPPGGPYPHMAPTNIQGHPPLIPSPQNQSPQTMHNPYPYVSQHPIFQPGTTGHLYTQQHMPTSGNQTMHTGPSQQINHGAQIVVMPNPQPGQVQHHPHNQQFQQHMGGPNQQHMMQPGMPTGYQGSNPNNVVHPFVQQVASAPPPPQVATVPPFQQNH; translated from the exons ATGATGTCGATGAATGCAAATCGACGGAAAAACCGTCAGAATTCTGGGCCATCTCTCAATAG aaATAACAGACCCAGAggttatgacaaaaatatatcg tttgAAGGAATTTATTCCAACTCAAGATTCTCTCATCTTCTTGCCTCTCTTGTT GGTTGTGTTGTTCAGTTACAAGTAAAAAATGGGGGTGTATACGACGGAATCCTCAAAACAAACAGTCCTCGg ATGGATGTGGTGTTGGAAATGGCCCATAAACATGAAGAGAGTAGCAATAACAACACCAACAACACAACTCCCTCCAAAGATAGACTGATTGAAAAAGTCATTTTCAACATGTCAGACATTCTATCCATCAATGTAGTAGATGTGGATTTAGAGTATGCTGTTAAAG atacCTTCACAGACTCAGCAATAAGCAGCAAATGCAATAGCAATCACACAGAGGCCGATATGAAAGTTCTTCAACCCTGGGAAGGCGGAGAAGGGGAGGAACTAGGGGGCTTAGAGAGGGAGTCCTCT AATGGTTGGGATCCAAAtgatatgttcaaaacaaatgaAGAGAAATTTAATGTACAGACAAAATACGATGATAGCTTAACGCAGTACAC AACACCTCTTGAAAAGAGAGATACAAAAGAATTCAAGAATCGTGAGGAAGAGGCAGAGAGATTAGCCAATGAAATAGAAAGGAGCGATCAGTACAAGCAACACATCTCATTAGAAAATGGTGAGGGCGATGAAGAGGAGAAGTTCAGCGCTGTCAAGAGGGTAGCTGAGAACAACACCACAAGTATGCAGAGTTCTGGAAACACTGGAAA ATATGTCCATCCAAACAAACGATCTGGAATGCAAGGGAACAGGAGCCGCGGTGGCTACATGAGTAACACAAGACCGCCAAACCAGATCCCGCCCCGATGGCAAAATCAGCATCACCACCACCACCAACACAACTTCCATCAGAATCCCCCCGCCCCTCCCCACCACCATCCCCCTCATCACCAGACATCCACAGAGGAGCCAAGACTCAACGGCTCTGCTG ATGACCGAGATAGGAGGTCAGAAGACAGGAAAACAGATGATTCTGTGGAGAGGGACAAGCGTCCGGAGGATAAACGTCCAGAGGAAAAGAAAAGTGAAATTGACACTAATGTGAAATCTAGTCCAAAACAAGACCCGGTGACTCAGCATGTAGCCCCTGAGAAGCCAGACCCTGTGCCCCACACCTCCCCTGTAGGCCTGAAGCCAGACAGAAGGAGCTCTGGGTCCAAACCCAGAG ATCGTGCTGAGGTTATTAAGGACCTGAAAGAATTCAATAGTAACTTCAAAGTCAGT TTTGACAAGAAAGAGGAGATGAAGGAGGCAAGTGAAGCAAAGACCAAGCAGCCCCCAGTGCCTGCTGCTCCTTCTGCCGAGTCTCAGGCACAGATCGTTACCGGGGAAACCACTGCATCAGAGGTCAAGGCCACCAAGCAGCAAGGGGCCTCAGAGAGGGAGGCCAACATTGA cATCAAGAAATCAAACCTAAATCCTTTGGCTAAAGAATTTGTGATGGGGAAAGGAAGAGAACAA CAGGTGGCTACTCCCCCTCTCAGACCCCAGACCCAGAGTCCAGTGGCCCCAGGGATTATGCAGCCCATCTCTCAGCCTATCTCTCAGCCCATGCATCAGTATACCTATACTGTGATGCCACCAATGCCCCAGGGGGGACCTCAACCTGCCAATCAGAACTACAAGCCAATCAAAAGAG CTGTGGTTTCTGTTGGTCCCCAGCGTGATTTGACAGCGGCTGCTGCCCAGGCTGCCACAGGACAGCCCTTGTTTAACCAGGCCACAGTGCAGGCGGCCCAACCCAACTACATACAGTACATCCCAAACTACCAG GCGGTGATGCCTATGCCAGCAGCCACAGGACGCATGGTGACGCCAACATCAATGCCGATGGTGCCTACATCACACGGTGCTCAGTCCAGCCAATCACACCAACATTCAATATTCA TGCCTGGACAAGCTCAACCAATGCCGGCTCATCTCCCAACTGCTCAGTTTCCATACCCTGCCCACATGCCCATGGCAACTAACAACATGGGCAATCAAGCCAGTCAACAAGGAGGACAGCCTCAGCCTATAACACACCCTGCTCCTAGTCCAGTACAACAGCACGGGAACTCCCAGTCGCATCAGCAGGGACGCCCGCCCAACTCTGGAACCCCCCAGCCCCCTGGAGGGCCTTACCCACACATGGCACCAACTAACATCCAAGGACATCCACCACTGATTCCCAGCCCACAGAACCAGTCTCCACAAACCATGCACAATCCTTATCCATACGTTTCCCAGCACCCTATCTTCCAACCGGGAACGACCGGACATCTTTACACCCAGCAACACATGCCCACCAGCGGCAACCAGACAATGCACACTGGCCCCTCTCAACAGATTAACCATGGGGCACAAATCGTGGTCATGCCTAATCCCCAGCCTGGACAAGTACAGCATCATCCACACAACCAACAATTTCAACAGCACATGGGAG GTCCTAACCAGCAACACATGATGCAACCAGGAATGCCAACAGGGTACCAAGGATCTAATCCTAATAACGTTGTCCACCCTTTTGTTCAGCAAG TTGCAAGtgctcctcctcctcctcaggTTGCGACGGTGCCACCGTTTCAacaaaaccattaa
- the LOC105344721 gene encoding ataxin-2-like protein isoform X2: MRETDTNCSNGKRKKGKESKSASSWNGEEVKPKTRKWSSQGREKWDEYTYWNSELKKSRKRKPTKHRKDKVDDQALAESTTAEEKKPIKKKNNRPRGYDKNISFEGIYSNSRFSHLLASLVGCVVQLQVKNGGVYDGILKTNSPRMDVVLEMAHKHEESSNNNTNNTTPSKDRLIEKVIFNMSDILSINVVDVDLEYAVKDTFTDSAISSKCNSNHTEADMKVLQPWEGGEGEELGGLERESSNGWDPNDMFKTNEEKFNVQTKYDDSLTQYTTPLEKRDTKEFKNREEEAERLANEIERSDQYKQHISLENGEGDEEEKFSAVKRVAENNTTSMQSSGNTGKYVHPNKRSGMQGNRSRGGYMSNTRPPNQIPPRWQNQHHHHHQHNFHQNPPAPPHHHPPHHQTSTEEPRLNGSADDRDRRSEDRKTDDSVERDKRPEDKRPEEKKSEIDTNVKSSPKQDPVTQHVAPEKPDPVPHTSPVGLKPDRRSSGSKPRDRAEVIKDLKEFNSNFKVSFDKKEEMKEASEAKTKQPPVPAAPSAESQAQIVTGETTASEVKATKQQGASEREANIDIKKSNLNPLAKEFVMGKGREQQVATPPLRPQTQSPVAPGIMQPISQPISQPMHQYTYTVMPPMPQGGPQPANQNYKPIKRAVVSVGPQRDLTAAAAQAATGQPLFNQATVQAAQPNYIQYIPNYQAVMPMPAATGRMVTPTSMPMVPTSHGAQSSQSHQHSIFMPGQAQPMPAHLPTAQFPYPAHMPMATNNMGNQASQQGGQPQPITHPAPSPVQQHGNSQSHQQGRPPNSGTPQPPGGPYPHMAPTNIQGHPPLIPSPQNQSPQTMHNPYPYVSQHPIFQPGTTGHLYTQQHMPTSGNQTMHTGPSQQINHGAQIVVMPNPQPGQVQHHPHNQQFQQHMGGPNQQHMMQPGMPTGYQGSNPNNVVHPFVQQGFPLF; this comes from the exons aaATAACAGACCCAGAggttatgacaaaaatatatcg tttgAAGGAATTTATTCCAACTCAAGATTCTCTCATCTTCTTGCCTCTCTTGTT GGTTGTGTTGTTCAGTTACAAGTAAAAAATGGGGGTGTATACGACGGAATCCTCAAAACAAACAGTCCTCGg ATGGATGTGGTGTTGGAAATGGCCCATAAACATGAAGAGAGTAGCAATAACAACACCAACAACACAACTCCCTCCAAAGATAGACTGATTGAAAAAGTCATTTTCAACATGTCAGACATTCTATCCATCAATGTAGTAGATGTGGATTTAGAGTATGCTGTTAAAG atacCTTCACAGACTCAGCAATAAGCAGCAAATGCAATAGCAATCACACAGAGGCCGATATGAAAGTTCTTCAACCCTGGGAAGGCGGAGAAGGGGAGGAACTAGGGGGCTTAGAGAGGGAGTCCTCT AATGGTTGGGATCCAAAtgatatgttcaaaacaaatgaAGAGAAATTTAATGTACAGACAAAATACGATGATAGCTTAACGCAGTACAC AACACCTCTTGAAAAGAGAGATACAAAAGAATTCAAGAATCGTGAGGAAGAGGCAGAGAGATTAGCCAATGAAATAGAAAGGAGCGATCAGTACAAGCAACACATCTCATTAGAAAATGGTGAGGGCGATGAAGAGGAGAAGTTCAGCGCTGTCAAGAGGGTAGCTGAGAACAACACCACAAGTATGCAGAGTTCTGGAAACACTGGAAA ATATGTCCATCCAAACAAACGATCTGGAATGCAAGGGAACAGGAGCCGCGGTGGCTACATGAGTAACACAAGACCGCCAAACCAGATCCCGCCCCGATGGCAAAATCAGCATCACCACCACCACCAACACAACTTCCATCAGAATCCCCCCGCCCCTCCCCACCACCATCCCCCTCATCACCAGACATCCACAGAGGAGCCAAGACTCAACGGCTCTGCTG ATGACCGAGATAGGAGGTCAGAAGACAGGAAAACAGATGATTCTGTGGAGAGGGACAAGCGTCCGGAGGATAAACGTCCAGAGGAAAAGAAAAGTGAAATTGACACTAATGTGAAATCTAGTCCAAAACAAGACCCGGTGACTCAGCATGTAGCCCCTGAGAAGCCAGACCCTGTGCCCCACACCTCCCCTGTAGGCCTGAAGCCAGACAGAAGGAGCTCTGGGTCCAAACCCAGAG ATCGTGCTGAGGTTATTAAGGACCTGAAAGAATTCAATAGTAACTTCAAAGTCAGT TTTGACAAGAAAGAGGAGATGAAGGAGGCAAGTGAAGCAAAGACCAAGCAGCCCCCAGTGCCTGCTGCTCCTTCTGCCGAGTCTCAGGCACAGATCGTTACCGGGGAAACCACTGCATCAGAGGTCAAGGCCACCAAGCAGCAAGGGGCCTCAGAGAGGGAGGCCAACATTGA cATCAAGAAATCAAACCTAAATCCTTTGGCTAAAGAATTTGTGATGGGGAAAGGAAGAGAACAA CAGGTGGCTACTCCCCCTCTCAGACCCCAGACCCAGAGTCCAGTGGCCCCAGGGATTATGCAGCCCATCTCTCAGCCTATCTCTCAGCCCATGCATCAGTATACCTATACTGTGATGCCACCAATGCCCCAGGGGGGACCTCAACCTGCCAATCAGAACTACAAGCCAATCAAAAGAG CTGTGGTTTCTGTTGGTCCCCAGCGTGATTTGACAGCGGCTGCTGCCCAGGCTGCCACAGGACAGCCCTTGTTTAACCAGGCCACAGTGCAGGCGGCCCAACCCAACTACATACAGTACATCCCAAACTACCAG GCGGTGATGCCTATGCCAGCAGCCACAGGACGCATGGTGACGCCAACATCAATGCCGATGGTGCCTACATCACACGGTGCTCAGTCCAGCCAATCACACCAACATTCAATATTCA TGCCTGGACAAGCTCAACCAATGCCGGCTCATCTCCCAACTGCTCAGTTTCCATACCCTGCCCACATGCCCATGGCAACTAACAACATGGGCAATCAAGCCAGTCAACAAGGAGGACAGCCTCAGCCTATAACACACCCTGCTCCTAGTCCAGTACAACAGCACGGGAACTCCCAGTCGCATCAGCAGGGACGCCCGCCCAACTCTGGAACCCCCCAGCCCCCTGGAGGGCCTTACCCACACATGGCACCAACTAACATCCAAGGACATCCACCACTGATTCCCAGCCCACAGAACCAGTCTCCACAAACCATGCACAATCCTTATCCATACGTTTCCCAGCACCCTATCTTCCAACCGGGAACGACCGGACATCTTTACACCCAGCAACACATGCCCACCAGCGGCAACCAGACAATGCACACTGGCCCCTCTCAACAGATTAACCATGGGGCACAAATCGTGGTCATGCCTAATCCCCAGCCTGGACAAGTACAGCATCATCCACACAACCAACAATTTCAACAGCACATGGGAG GTCCTAACCAGCAACACATGATGCAACCAGGAATGCCAACAGGGTACCAAGGATCTAATCCTAATAACGTTGTCCACCCTTTTGTTCAGCAAG gTTTTcctctattctga
- the LOC105344721 gene encoding ataxin-2-like protein isoform X1 produces MRETDTNCSNGKRKKGKESKSASSWNGEEVKPKTRKWSSQGREKWDEYTYWNSELKKSRKRKPTKHRKDKVDDQALAESTTAEEKKPIKKKNNRPRGYDKNISFEGIYSNSRFSHLLASLVGCVVQLQVKNGGVYDGILKTNSPRMDVVLEMAHKHEESSNNNTNNTTPSKDRLIEKVIFNMSDILSINVVDVDLEYAVKDTFTDSAISSKCNSNHTEADMKVLQPWEGGEGEELGGLERESSNGWDPNDMFKTNEEKFNVQTKYDDSLTQYTTPLEKRDTKEFKNREEEAERLANEIERSDQYKQHISLENGEGDEEEKFSAVKRVAENNTTSMQSSGNTGKYVHPNKRSGMQGNRSRGGYMSNTRPPNQIPPRWQNQHHHHHQHNFHQNPPAPPHHHPPHHQTSTEEPRLNGSADDRDRRSEDRKTDDSVERDKRPEDKRPEEKKSEIDTNVKSSPKQDPVTQHVAPEKPDPVPHTSPVGLKPDRRSSGSKPRDRAEVIKDLKEFNSNFKVSFDKKEEMKEASEAKTKQPPVPAAPSAESQAQIVTGETTASEVKATKQQGASEREANIDIKKSNLNPLAKEFVMGKGREQQVATPPLRPQTQSPVAPGIMQPISQPISQPMHQYTYTVMPPMPQGGPQPANQNYKPIKRAVVSVGPQRDLTAAAAQAATGQPLFNQATVQAAQPNYIQYIPNYQAVMPMPAATGRMVTPTSMPMVPTSHGAQSSQSHQHSIFMPGQAQPMPAHLPTAQFPYPAHMPMATNNMGNQASQQGGQPQPITHPAPSPVQQHGNSQSHQQGRPPNSGTPQPPGGPYPHMAPTNIQGHPPLIPSPQNQSPQTMHNPYPYVSQHPIFQPGTTGHLYTQQHMPTSGNQTMHTGPSQQINHGAQIVVMPNPQPGQVQHHPHNQQFQQHMGGPNQQHMMQPGMPTGYQGSNPNNVVHPFVQQVASAPPPPQVATVPPFQQNH; encoded by the exons aaATAACAGACCCAGAggttatgacaaaaatatatcg tttgAAGGAATTTATTCCAACTCAAGATTCTCTCATCTTCTTGCCTCTCTTGTT GGTTGTGTTGTTCAGTTACAAGTAAAAAATGGGGGTGTATACGACGGAATCCTCAAAACAAACAGTCCTCGg ATGGATGTGGTGTTGGAAATGGCCCATAAACATGAAGAGAGTAGCAATAACAACACCAACAACACAACTCCCTCCAAAGATAGACTGATTGAAAAAGTCATTTTCAACATGTCAGACATTCTATCCATCAATGTAGTAGATGTGGATTTAGAGTATGCTGTTAAAG atacCTTCACAGACTCAGCAATAAGCAGCAAATGCAATAGCAATCACACAGAGGCCGATATGAAAGTTCTTCAACCCTGGGAAGGCGGAGAAGGGGAGGAACTAGGGGGCTTAGAGAGGGAGTCCTCT AATGGTTGGGATCCAAAtgatatgttcaaaacaaatgaAGAGAAATTTAATGTACAGACAAAATACGATGATAGCTTAACGCAGTACAC AACACCTCTTGAAAAGAGAGATACAAAAGAATTCAAGAATCGTGAGGAAGAGGCAGAGAGATTAGCCAATGAAATAGAAAGGAGCGATCAGTACAAGCAACACATCTCATTAGAAAATGGTGAGGGCGATGAAGAGGAGAAGTTCAGCGCTGTCAAGAGGGTAGCTGAGAACAACACCACAAGTATGCAGAGTTCTGGAAACACTGGAAA ATATGTCCATCCAAACAAACGATCTGGAATGCAAGGGAACAGGAGCCGCGGTGGCTACATGAGTAACACAAGACCGCCAAACCAGATCCCGCCCCGATGGCAAAATCAGCATCACCACCACCACCAACACAACTTCCATCAGAATCCCCCCGCCCCTCCCCACCACCATCCCCCTCATCACCAGACATCCACAGAGGAGCCAAGACTCAACGGCTCTGCTG ATGACCGAGATAGGAGGTCAGAAGACAGGAAAACAGATGATTCTGTGGAGAGGGACAAGCGTCCGGAGGATAAACGTCCAGAGGAAAAGAAAAGTGAAATTGACACTAATGTGAAATCTAGTCCAAAACAAGACCCGGTGACTCAGCATGTAGCCCCTGAGAAGCCAGACCCTGTGCCCCACACCTCCCCTGTAGGCCTGAAGCCAGACAGAAGGAGCTCTGGGTCCAAACCCAGAG ATCGTGCTGAGGTTATTAAGGACCTGAAAGAATTCAATAGTAACTTCAAAGTCAGT TTTGACAAGAAAGAGGAGATGAAGGAGGCAAGTGAAGCAAAGACCAAGCAGCCCCCAGTGCCTGCTGCTCCTTCTGCCGAGTCTCAGGCACAGATCGTTACCGGGGAAACCACTGCATCAGAGGTCAAGGCCACCAAGCAGCAAGGGGCCTCAGAGAGGGAGGCCAACATTGA cATCAAGAAATCAAACCTAAATCCTTTGGCTAAAGAATTTGTGATGGGGAAAGGAAGAGAACAA CAGGTGGCTACTCCCCCTCTCAGACCCCAGACCCAGAGTCCAGTGGCCCCAGGGATTATGCAGCCCATCTCTCAGCCTATCTCTCAGCCCATGCATCAGTATACCTATACTGTGATGCCACCAATGCCCCAGGGGGGACCTCAACCTGCCAATCAGAACTACAAGCCAATCAAAAGAG CTGTGGTTTCTGTTGGTCCCCAGCGTGATTTGACAGCGGCTGCTGCCCAGGCTGCCACAGGACAGCCCTTGTTTAACCAGGCCACAGTGCAGGCGGCCCAACCCAACTACATACAGTACATCCCAAACTACCAG GCGGTGATGCCTATGCCAGCAGCCACAGGACGCATGGTGACGCCAACATCAATGCCGATGGTGCCTACATCACACGGTGCTCAGTCCAGCCAATCACACCAACATTCAATATTCA TGCCTGGACAAGCTCAACCAATGCCGGCTCATCTCCCAACTGCTCAGTTTCCATACCCTGCCCACATGCCCATGGCAACTAACAACATGGGCAATCAAGCCAGTCAACAAGGAGGACAGCCTCAGCCTATAACACACCCTGCTCCTAGTCCAGTACAACAGCACGGGAACTCCCAGTCGCATCAGCAGGGACGCCCGCCCAACTCTGGAACCCCCCAGCCCCCTGGAGGGCCTTACCCACACATGGCACCAACTAACATCCAAGGACATCCACCACTGATTCCCAGCCCACAGAACCAGTCTCCACAAACCATGCACAATCCTTATCCATACGTTTCCCAGCACCCTATCTTCCAACCGGGAACGACCGGACATCTTTACACCCAGCAACACATGCCCACCAGCGGCAACCAGACAATGCACACTGGCCCCTCTCAACAGATTAACCATGGGGCACAAATCGTGGTCATGCCTAATCCCCAGCCTGGACAAGTACAGCATCATCCACACAACCAACAATTTCAACAGCACATGGGAG GTCCTAACCAGCAACACATGATGCAACCAGGAATGCCAACAGGGTACCAAGGATCTAATCCTAATAACGTTGTCCACCCTTTTGTTCAGCAAG TTGCAAGtgctcctcctcctcctcaggTTGCGACGGTGCCACCGTTTCAacaaaaccattaa